In the Plasmodium chabaudi chabaudi strain AS genome assembly, chromosome: 13 genome, one interval contains:
- a CDS encoding CIR protein, with the protein MRNPSYKIEDVYNDIFKISNYFDEDENDGTKTKVTNKAIHNYCHYDDRQEKDKCNDYYEMTSSGVIHLINNLKGKNVLDYDKLAEYAILWLSYKLKIKENPIIKKLSVFYDSYIERNEYYNKNINGDNLTYKEIIDKKKDLMDMDINEIFKLEAPFNILYYLYHQIYDKNSFCSEYSDYANQFVQKFEDLNNDPNNKENSSYNKLLSILSDDYNNLQKKCTNFPSLPVYPRSFSIKVTLIPITFIFVAIPIFLEFAYKYSLFGFGKRSQKQYLREKRKKAKRKVYNYILLEERDYSRNSNNY; encoded by the exons ATGAGAAACCCAAGTTATAAGATTGAGGATGTg tataatgatatttttaagaTCAGTAACTATTTTGATGAGGATGAAAATGATGGAACAAAAACTAAAGTAACTAATAAAGCAATCCACAATTATTGTCATTACGACGATAGACaagaaaaagataaatgTAATGATTATTATGAAATGACTAGTTCTGGTGTTATTcatttgataaataatttaaaggGTAAGAATGTTTTAGATTATGATAAACTTGCCGAATACGCTATTTTATGGTTAAGTTATaaactaaaaataaaggaaaatcctataatcaaaaaattaagtgttttttatgatagttatatagaaagaaatgagtattataataagaatataaatGGGGATAATCTGACTTATAAGGAAAttatagataaaaaaaaagatttgATGGATATGgatattaatgaaatatttaaactTGAAGCcccatttaatatattatattatttgtatcatcaaatttatgataaaaattcgTTTTGCAGTGAATATTCGGATTATGCTAATCAATTTGTTCAAAAATTTGAAGACCTCAATAATGAtcctaataataaagaaaacagttcatataataaattgttaTCTATATTATCAGATGATTATAacaatttacaaaaaaaatgtaccAATTTTCCATCCCTCCCAGTTTATCCACGAAGTTTTTCAATAAAAGTTACGTTAATTCCaattacatttatatttgttgcAATACCTATTTTCTTGGAATTTGCTTAtaag tattcattatttggatTTGGTAAACGATCtcaaaaacaatatttaagagaaaaacgaaaaaaagcAAAGAGGAAAgtgtataattatatattactcGAAGAGAGGGATTATTCCAGgaatagtaataattattGA
- a CDS encoding CIR protein has translation MSKEVCEEINIMGKYIVVKQKDSGVDIEFDPKLNDYCPKKNNGINEQCETNDEKISAGFIWLLVMFEHLCDEECPQNEKDRYVEYAILWLSYMLNQISNEGIPTLKDFYTNNIEKNTKYTRHVSSANDSNYKGIVDKKINLMNINKNIISKFYDVLKSLCSMHTECIGCKSNCTDCLEKAKDFADKYNKLNENSDTNQSDSYKNVLYSLSTDYNNLKKYLIENCTDCNDTSSFPEIKAPQGSFQIFEATSPISSIASILIPVLLTFSITFFLGIAYKYSLFGFDKRLNRQYLREKIKKIKKKMNRYI, from the exons atgTCTAAGGAAGTg TGTGaagaaattaatattatgggtaaatatattgttgtGAAGCAGAAAGATTCAGGAGTAGATATTGAATTTGATCCGAAATTGAACGATTATTGCCCTAAAAAGAACAATGGGATAAATGAACAATGTGAAACAAATGATGAAAAGATCAGTGCTGGGTTTATATGGTTGCTAGTGATGTTCGAGCATCTTTGTGACGAGGAATGCCctcaaaatgaaaaagaccGATATGTTGAATATGCTATTTTATGGTTAAGTTATATGCTAAATCAAATATCAAATGAAGGAATCCCCACATTAAAAGATTTCTAtactaataatatagaaaaaaatacgaaATATACTAGGCATGTATCTAGTGCCAATGATAGTAACTATAAGGGAATCgtagataaaaaaattaatttgatGAATATTAATAAGAACATTATATCTAAATTTTATGATGTATTAAAATCATTATGTAGCATGCATACTGAATGTATTGGATGCAAGTCAAATTGCACAGATTGTTTGGAAAAAGCCAAAGATTTTgctgataaatataataaacttAATGAAAATTCTGATACTAATCAAAGcgattcatataaaaatgtattgtATAGTTTATCAActgattataataatttaaaaaagtatcTGATTGAAAATTGCACTGATTGCAACGATACTTCATCCTTTCCAGAGATAAAAGCACCACAAGGTTCTTTCCAAATTTTTGAAGCTACATCACCAATTTCGTCGATAGCAAGCATATTAATTCCAGTTTTATTGACATTTTCAATAACATTTTTCTTGGGAATTGCTTATAAg tattcattatttggatTCGATAAACGACTTAATAGACAATATTTAAGagaaaaaatcaaaaaaataaagaagaaaatgaatcGTTATATATGA